One genomic segment of Protaetiibacter intestinalis includes these proteins:
- a CDS encoding GNAT family N-acetyltransferase, translated as MTVREARAGDEDALFGLVQQLGHAFAPERAAFDRTLAGYLAGEQPTVLLLVVDDGEALRGYALTTIVPLLSTNGPSAQLQEIVVAADARGHDYGTQLVQAVEQACRDRGVTQLTVASRRAGGFYDRLGFHESAEYMRRFF; from the coding sequence ATGACCGTCCGTGAGGCTCGCGCCGGCGACGAGGACGCGCTCTTCGGCCTGGTGCAGCAGCTCGGGCACGCCTTCGCGCCCGAGCGGGCGGCCTTCGACCGCACCCTCGCCGGGTACCTCGCGGGGGAGCAGCCGACCGTGCTGCTGCTCGTGGTCGACGACGGCGAGGCGCTGCGCGGCTACGCGCTCACCACGATCGTGCCGTTGCTGTCGACGAACGGCCCCTCGGCCCAGCTGCAGGAGATCGTGGTGGCGGCCGACGCGCGCGGGCACGACTACGGCACGCAGCTCGTGCAGGCCGTCGAGCAGGCGTGCCGCGACCGCGGCGTCACCCAGCTGACGGTCGCCAGCCGACGCGCGGGCGGCTTCTACGACCGTCTCGGCTTCCACGAGTCCGCCGAGTACATGCGGCGCTTCTTCTAG
- the qcrC gene encoding cytochrome bc1 complex diheme cytochrome c subunit, whose product MTSASTSRGRRSGRRSPLASAALLLIGLLATGGAYAALTSSSSAGAATETQVTKLAEDGQKLFAANCASCHGLQAQGTEDGPTLIGVGAAAVDFQVGTGRMPLAASGPQAEEKEPQFTEAQIEALATWVASLGPGPSIPDERYLTGDDLPTGAELFRINCAMCHNVAGAGGALTQGKFAPSLMGVEPKHIYEAMITGPQNMPVFNDANITPEDKGNIIAYLEHVETSGSPGGLDLGNLGPVSEGLFVWIFALGSIVAITVWLTAKSN is encoded by the coding sequence ATGACCTCCGCTTCCACATCCCGCGGCCGCCGCTCCGGCAGGCGTTCGCCGCTCGCCTCTGCGGCGCTCCTGCTCATCGGCCTGCTCGCCACGGGCGGCGCCTATGCGGCACTCACCTCCTCGAGCAGCGCGGGTGCCGCGACCGAGACCCAGGTGACCAAGCTCGCCGAGGACGGCCAGAAGCTCTTCGCCGCCAACTGTGCGAGCTGCCACGGCCTGCAGGCCCAGGGCACCGAGGACGGCCCCACCCTCATCGGCGTGGGCGCCGCCGCCGTCGACTTCCAGGTGGGCACCGGCCGCATGCCGCTCGCCGCCTCCGGCCCGCAGGCCGAGGAGAAGGAGCCGCAGTTCACCGAGGCCCAGATCGAGGCGCTCGCCACCTGGGTGGCGTCGCTCGGCCCCGGCCCCTCGATCCCCGACGAGCGCTACCTGACCGGCGACGACCTGCCGACGGGTGCCGAGCTGTTCCGCATCAACTGCGCCATGTGCCACAACGTGGCCGGCGCCGGCGGTGCGCTCACCCAGGGCAAGTTCGCCCCCTCGCTCATGGGTGTCGAGCCCAAGCACATCTACGAGGCGATGATCACCGGCCCGCAGAACATGCCGGTCTTCAACGACGCGAACATCACCCCCGAGGACAAGGGCAACATCATCGCCTACCTCGAGCACGTCGAGACGAGCGGGTCGCCCGGCGGTCTCGACCTCGGCAACCTGGGCCCGGTGTCGGAGGGTCTCTTCGTCTGGATCTTCGCCCTCGGTTCGATCGTCGCGATCACCGTGTGGCTGACGGCGAAGTCGAACTAG
- the ctaE gene encoding aa3-type cytochrome oxidase subunit III — protein sequence MTTTSAVSAPSTAVINRPNTVSVGTIVWLGSEVMFFAGLFAVYFTLRSTSPGLWEEQTAKLNVTYSLVNTIILVASSFTAQFGVFAAERMQPRRTGGVFQVTKWGLVEWFFLSYLLGAIFVVGQIFEYGVLVSEHIGFQSDSYGSVFYFATGFHGLHVTGGLIAFLLVIGRVFAVKTFTHKEATTAIVVSYYWHFVDVVWIGLFLVIYVLK from the coding sequence GTGACCACTACCTCCGCCGTCAGCGCACCGAGCACCGCGGTCATCAACCGGCCGAACACCGTCTCCGTGGGCACGATCGTGTGGCTCGGCTCGGAAGTGATGTTCTTCGCCGGTCTGTTCGCGGTCTACTTCACCCTCCGTTCCACGTCCCCGGGGCTGTGGGAGGAGCAGACGGCGAAGCTCAACGTCACCTACTCGCTCGTCAACACGATCATCCTCGTCGCGTCGTCCTTCACCGCCCAGTTCGGCGTGTTCGCGGCCGAGCGGATGCAGCCGCGCCGCACCGGCGGGGTGTTCCAGGTCACCAAGTGGGGCCTCGTCGAGTGGTTCTTCCTGAGCTACCTGCTCGGCGCGATCTTCGTCGTCGGCCAGATCTTCGAGTACGGCGTGCTCGTGAGCGAGCACATCGGCTTCCAGTCCGACTCGTACGGCTCGGTCTTCTACTTCGCCACCGGATTCCACGGCCTGCACGTGACCGGCGGTCTCATCGCCTTCCTCCTGGTGATCGGCCGCGTGTTCGCGGTCAAGACCTTCACCCACAAGGAGGCGACCACGGCGATCGTGGTCTCCTACTACTGGCACTTCGTGGACGTGGTCTGGATCGGCCTGTTCCTCGTCATCTACGTCCTCAAATAG
- the qcrA gene encoding cytochrome bc1 complex Rieske iron-sulfur subunit has translation MAETNGAEPGTAVETHTPSPVSAGVAVISDDAVENPGFPPYRPRVSDLDPEKAKQNERRVFWLFLASMIGSVFAVVAYIVFPIHEGDLESVRLNNLFLGLGFALGLLGIGFGTVHWSKSLMDGHDLVEQRHETRGKPETIARAAEIFTLGNKESGFTRRKLIRNGLIAALALAPLSAIVIFRDFAPADDPATLLKHTMWKKGTRLARDPNGLPIKASDVTLGSVFHVIPEDLHESDHPLEEKAKAAVLLMRLRPEDLNPSPEREDWAFRGIVAYSKICTHVGCPVALYEQQTHHLLCPCHQSQFDITREAAVIFGPAKRPLPQLPITVDDEGYLIAQSDFHEPVGPSFWERSL, from the coding sequence ATGGCCGAGACGAACGGCGCCGAACCCGGCACCGCAGTCGAGACGCACACGCCGTCGCCCGTATCGGCCGGTGTGGCCGTGATCTCGGACGACGCCGTCGAGAACCCCGGGTTCCCGCCGTACCGTCCCCGCGTCTCCGACCTCGACCCGGAGAAGGCGAAGCAGAACGAGCGCCGCGTCTTCTGGCTGTTCCTGGCCTCCATGATCGGCAGCGTCTTCGCGGTCGTCGCCTACATCGTCTTCCCGATCCACGAGGGCGACCTCGAGTCGGTGCGACTCAACAACCTGTTCCTCGGTCTCGGTTTCGCGCTCGGCCTGCTCGGCATCGGCTTCGGCACGGTGCACTGGTCGAAGTCGCTCATGGACGGCCACGACCTCGTCGAGCAGCGCCACGAGACCCGCGGCAAGCCCGAGACGATCGCCCGCGCCGCCGAGATCTTCACCCTCGGCAACAAGGAGTCCGGCTTCACGCGCCGCAAGCTCATCCGCAACGGCCTCATCGCCGCCCTCGCGCTCGCGCCGCTGTCGGCGATCGTCATCTTCCGCGACTTCGCGCCGGCCGACGACCCGGCGACGCTGCTCAAGCACACCATGTGGAAGAAGGGCACGCGCCTCGCGCGCGACCCCAACGGCCTCCCGATCAAGGCCTCGGATGTCACGCTCGGCTCGGTCTTCCACGTGATCCCGGAGGACCTGCACGAGTCCGACCACCCGCTCGAGGAGAAGGCCAAGGCGGCCGTGCTGCTCATGCGGCTGCGCCCCGAAGACCTCAACCCCTCGCCGGAGCGCGAGGACTGGGCCTTCCGCGGCATCGTCGCCTACTCGAAGATCTGCACCCACGTGGGTTGCCCGGTCGCGCTGTACGAGCAGCAGACCCACCACCTGCTGTGCCCCTGCCACCAGTCGCAGTTCGACATCACGCGCGAGGCCGCCGTCATCTTCGGCCCGGCCAAGCGCCCGCTGCCGCAACTGCCCATCACCGTCGACGACGAGGGTTACCTGATCGCCCAGAGCGACTTCCACGAACCCGTCGGTCCGAGCTTCTGGGAGCGTTCGCTGTGA
- the qcrB gene encoding cytochrome bc1 complex cytochrome b subunit: MRFVNGAANYIEDRTSLSGLVKELGRKIFPDHWSFMLGEVALYSFVVILLSGTFLTFFFQASMAPVIYEGSYPTLKGVEMSAAMASTLDISFEVRGGLLMRQVHHWAALLFVASIGLHMLRVFFTGAFRKPREINWVVGFLLFVLAMAEGFTGYSLPDDLLSGNGLRIIDGMVKGIPIVGTWISYLLFGGEFPGEAIVGRLYMLHIMLLPALVIAAIGVHMILLIVNKHTQFAGPGRTEGNVVGNPIMPVFAAKAGGFFFIVFGVIMLIASTVTINPIWNYGPYDPSPVSAGTQPDWYIGFADGMLRLIPPHLESVFFGFTFTWYILIPIAVLGIFLVAVAIYPFIEAWITGDKREHHIADRPRNAPTRTAIGAAGVTFYAVMWAAASSDLIATHFRLSIEGVTHALQALLIFGPIVAFIVARRICLGLQKKDREIALHGFESGRIVRLPGGEYIEVHEQLSDFERWRLVSYDDYAPLVVRPNKQGKITVSTKLRGVLSRWFFEDRIAPVTKGELESSHHHGH, encoded by the coding sequence ATGCGCTTCGTCAACGGCGCGGCGAACTACATCGAGGACCGCACGAGCCTGTCCGGGCTCGTCAAGGAGCTCGGCCGCAAGATCTTCCCCGATCACTGGTCGTTCATGCTCGGCGAGGTCGCGCTCTACAGCTTCGTCGTCATCCTGCTCTCGGGCACCTTCCTGACGTTCTTCTTCCAGGCTTCGATGGCCCCGGTGATCTACGAGGGCAGCTACCCGACGCTCAAGGGCGTCGAGATGTCGGCCGCCATGGCCTCGACGCTCGACATCAGCTTCGAGGTGCGCGGCGGCCTGCTCATGCGCCAGGTGCACCACTGGGCGGCGCTGCTGTTCGTCGCCTCGATCGGCCTGCACATGCTGCGCGTGTTCTTCACGGGCGCGTTCCGCAAGCCGCGTGAGATCAACTGGGTGGTCGGCTTCCTGCTGTTCGTCCTCGCGATGGCCGAGGGCTTCACGGGCTACTCGCTCCCCGACGACCTGCTCTCCGGAAACGGCCTCCGCATCATCGACGGCATGGTCAAGGGCATCCCGATCGTCGGCACCTGGATCTCGTACCTGCTGTTCGGCGGCGAGTTCCCGGGCGAGGCGATCGTCGGCCGCCTCTACATGCTGCACATCATGCTGCTGCCCGCGCTCGTCATCGCGGCGATCGGCGTGCACATGATCCTGCTGATCGTCAACAAGCACACCCAGTTCGCGGGCCCCGGCCGCACCGAGGGCAACGTGGTCGGCAACCCGATCATGCCGGTGTTCGCGGCGAAGGCCGGCGGCTTCTTCTTCATCGTGTTCGGCGTCATCATGCTGATCGCCTCCACGGTGACGATCAACCCGATCTGGAACTACGGACCGTACGACCCCTCCCCCGTCTCGGCCGGCACCCAGCCCGACTGGTACATCGGCTTCGCCGACGGCATGCTGCGGCTCATCCCGCCGCACCTGGAGTCGGTGTTCTTCGGCTTCACCTTCACCTGGTACATCCTCATCCCGATCGCGGTACTGGGGATCTTCCTGGTGGCCGTGGCGATCTACCCCTTCATCGAGGCGTGGATCACGGGCGACAAGCGCGAGCACCACATCGCCGACCGTCCCCGCAACGCCCCGACCCGCACCGCCATCGGCGCGGCGGGTGTCACCTTCTACGCGGTCATGTGGGCCGCGGCGAGCTCCGACCTCATCGCCACCCACTTCCGGCTGTCGATCGAGGGCGTCACGCACGCGCTGCAGGCGCTGCTCATCTTCGGCCCGATCGTGGCGTTCATCGTCGCGCGGCGCATCTGCCTCGGGCTGCAGAAGAAGGACCGCGAGATCGCGCTCCACGGCTTCGAGTCCGGCCGCATCGTGCGCCTGCCGGGTGGCGAGTACATCGAGGTCCACGAGCAGCTCTCGGACTTCGAGCGCTGGCGCCTCGTGAGCTACGACGACTACGCACCGCTCGTGGTGCGCCCCAACAAGCAGGGCAAGATCACGGTCTCGACGAAGCTGCGCGGCGTGCTGTCCCGCTGGTTCTTCGAGGACCGCATCGCCCCGGTCACGAAGGGCGAGCTGGAGTCCTCGCACCACCACGGTCACTGA
- a CDS encoding cytochrome c oxidase subunit 4: MRTNANLMWLLGVFFWLSAAGYTLWVVIDHGWDWGRIEWVGTVAMTLSGVLAFFLAFYLGRVHSAQGAELPQDLQNADIDDDDPEIGHFSPWSWWPFALGAGLAIVFTGLAVGPWVSFLGGPIALISIVGWNYEYYRGNFAR; the protein is encoded by the coding sequence ATGCGCACCAACGCCAATCTGATGTGGCTCCTCGGAGTCTTCTTCTGGCTGTCCGCCGCCGGCTACACCCTGTGGGTGGTGATCGACCACGGCTGGGACTGGGGTCGGATCGAGTGGGTCGGCACGGTCGCGATGACCCTGTCGGGCGTGCTGGCCTTCTTCCTCGCCTTCTACCTCGGGCGCGTGCACAGCGCCCAGGGCGCGGAGCTGCCGCAGGACCTGCAGAACGCCGACATCGACGACGACGACCCGGAGATCGGGCACTTCAGCCCGTGGAGCTGGTGGCCGTTCGCCCTCGGCGCCGGCCTCGCGATCGTGTTCACGGGGCTCGCTGTCGGGCCGTGGGTGTCGTTCCTCGGCGGCCCGATCGCGCTCATCTCGATCGTCGGCTGGAACTACGAGTACTACCGCGGCAACTTCGCCCGCTGA
- the ctaD gene encoding aa3-type cytochrome oxidase subunit I, protein MTTAAPARPQTIRPNTTPTRKGNVLVKWITTTDHKIIGHLYLITSFIYFCIGGVLALVIRVELFTPGVDVVPTNEAYNQLFTMHGTIMLLMFATPLFAGFANAIMPLQIGAPDVAFPKLNAFAYWLFNFGSLIAVAGFFTPQGAAGFGWTAYAPLTSTTFSPGLGGNLWVFGLALSGFGTILGAVNFITTIITMRAPGMTMWRMPIFTWNILVTSILVLLAFPVLAGGLFALGADRVFGAHLLDPANGGTILWQHLFWFFGHPEVYIIALPFFGIVSEVFPVFSRKPIFGYKTLIYATISIAALSVTVWAHHMYVTGSVLLPWFALMTMLIAVPTGVKIFNWVGTMWRGSVTFETPMIWAIGFLVTFTFGGLTGVILASPPLDFHVSDSYFVVAHFHYVVFGTVVFAMFSGFYFWWPKWTGKMLDERLGKIHFWLLFIGFHTTFLIQHWLGVEGMPRRYAGYLAGEGFTWENQLSTIGSAILAVSMLPFFLNVWITARKAPKVTVDDPWGNSRSLEWATSCPPPRHNFTSIPRIRSESPAFDLHHPEQPVQVGVGPAKDAPETPVLDVAEGEVK, encoded by the coding sequence ATGACCACCGCAGCTCCGGCTCGGCCGCAGACGATCCGGCCCAACACGACGCCCACCCGCAAGGGCAACGTCCTGGTCAAGTGGATCACCACGACCGACCACAAGATCATCGGGCACCTGTACCTGATCACCTCGTTCATCTACTTCTGCATCGGCGGTGTGCTCGCCCTCGTCATCCGCGTGGAGCTGTTCACGCCGGGCGTCGACGTGGTGCCGACGAACGAGGCCTACAACCAGCTGTTCACGATGCACGGCACGATCATGCTGCTGATGTTCGCGACCCCGCTGTTCGCGGGCTTCGCGAACGCGATCATGCCGCTGCAGATCGGCGCGCCCGACGTCGCGTTCCCGAAGCTCAACGCCTTCGCGTACTGGCTGTTCAACTTCGGATCGCTCATCGCGGTCGCCGGGTTCTTCACCCCGCAGGGCGCCGCGGGCTTCGGCTGGACCGCCTACGCGCCGCTCACGAGCACGACCTTCTCGCCGGGCCTCGGCGGCAACCTGTGGGTCTTCGGCCTCGCGCTCTCCGGCTTCGGCACGATCCTCGGCGCCGTGAACTTCATCACGACGATCATCACGATGCGCGCGCCGGGCATGACGATGTGGCGCATGCCGATCTTCACCTGGAACATCCTGGTGACCTCGATCCTCGTGCTGCTCGCCTTCCCGGTGCTCGCGGGCGGCCTGTTCGCACTCGGTGCGGACCGCGTGTTCGGCGCCCACCTGCTCGACCCGGCCAACGGCGGCACGATCCTCTGGCAGCACCTGTTCTGGTTCTTCGGCCACCCCGAGGTCTACATCATCGCCCTGCCGTTCTTCGGCATCGTCTCCGAGGTGTTCCCGGTGTTCAGCCGGAAGCCGATCTTCGGCTACAAGACCCTCATCTACGCGACGATCTCGATCGCCGCCCTGTCGGTGACGGTGTGGGCGCACCACATGTACGTGACCGGCTCGGTGCTGCTGCCGTGGTTCGCGCTCATGACGATGCTCATCGCGGTGCCCACGGGCGTGAAGATCTTCAACTGGGTCGGCACGATGTGGCGTGGCTCGGTGACGTTCGAGACCCCGATGATCTGGGCGATCGGCTTCCTCGTGACCTTCACCTTCGGTGGCCTCACGGGCGTCATCCTCGCCTCGCCGCCGCTGGACTTCCACGTCTCGGACTCGTACTTCGTCGTCGCCCACTTCCACTACGTCGTGTTCGGCACCGTCGTCTTCGCGATGTTCTCGGGCTTCTACTTCTGGTGGCCCAAGTGGACCGGCAAGATGCTCGACGAACGGCTCGGCAAGATCCACTTCTGGCTGCTGTTCATCGGCTTCCACACGACGTTCCTCATCCAGCACTGGCTCGGCGTCGAGGGCATGCCCCGCCGCTACGCGGGCTACCTCGCGGGCGAGGGCTTCACGTGGGAGAACCAGCTCTCCACGATCGGCTCCGCGATCCTGGCCGTGTCGATGCTGCCGTTCTTCCTGAACGTGTGGATCACGGCCCGCAAGGCGCCCAAGGTGACGGTCGACGACCCGTGGGGCAACTCGCGCTCGCTCGAGTGGGCCACCTCGTGCCCGCCGCCGCGCCACAACTTCACCTCGATCCCGCGCATCCGCTCCGAGTCGCCGGCGTTCGATCTGCACCACCCGGAGCAGCCCGTGCAGGTGGGCGTCGGTCCCGCGAAGGACGCGCCCGAGACGCCCGTGCTCGACGTCGCCGAGGGAGAGGTGAAGTAG
- the trpD gene encoding anthranilate phosphoribosyltransferase: MPTELTWPAVLTELLAGGDLSISEAEWAMKQVMTGEATESQLGAFLIALRAKGETVDEIVGFRDAILANARPLDVDPLALDIVGTGGDRFGTVNVSTMSSVVAATAGAKVVKHGNRAASSASGSSDVLAALGVDLALEPERVAGVLDEVGITFVYASLFHPGFKNAGPTRAQLGIPTVFNFLGPLCNPARPEASAVGVANLDKVPLVVGVFQTRGATALVFRGDDGLDELSTTGHSHVWEVSRGSVTEHDLDPADLGLPRATIDDLRGGDAAHNAEIVRRVLAGETGPVRDIVLLNAAAGLVSWELAQDHTRGEEDIRDRFRDKIAIAASAIDSGAAAAKLDAWVAATRA, translated from the coding sequence ATGCCCACAGAACTCACCTGGCCTGCCGTGCTCACCGAGCTGCTGGCGGGGGGTGATCTGTCCATCTCGGAGGCCGAGTGGGCGATGAAACAGGTCATGACGGGCGAGGCGACCGAGTCGCAGCTGGGCGCCTTCCTCATCGCCCTGCGCGCGAAGGGCGAGACGGTCGACGAGATCGTCGGCTTCCGCGACGCGATCCTCGCGAACGCGCGTCCGCTCGACGTCGACCCGCTGGCGCTCGACATCGTGGGCACGGGCGGCGACCGCTTCGGCACGGTCAACGTGTCGACGATGTCGTCGGTCGTCGCGGCCACGGCGGGCGCGAAGGTCGTCAAGCACGGCAACCGCGCGGCGAGTTCGGCATCCGGCTCCTCCGATGTGCTGGCGGCCCTCGGGGTCGATCTCGCGCTCGAGCCGGAGCGGGTCGCGGGCGTGCTCGACGAGGTGGGCATCACCTTCGTCTACGCCTCGCTCTTCCACCCCGGTTTCAAGAACGCCGGCCCCACGCGCGCCCAGCTCGGCATCCCCACGGTGTTCAACTTCCTCGGCCCGCTGTGCAACCCGGCGCGTCCCGAGGCGTCGGCGGTCGGCGTCGCGAACCTCGACAAGGTGCCGCTCGTCGTGGGCGTGTTCCAGACCCGCGGCGCGACGGCGCTCGTCTTCCGCGGCGACGACGGGCTCGACGAGCTCTCGACGACGGGGCACAGCCACGTCTGGGAGGTGTCGCGCGGCTCCGTCACCGAGCACGACCTGGACCCGGCCGACCTCGGCCTGCCGCGGGCGACCATCGACGACCTCCGCGGCGGCGACGCCGCCCACAACGCCGAGATCGTGCGGCGGGTGCTCGCGGGGGAGACCGGCCCGGTGCGCGACATCGTGCTGCTCAACGCGGCCGCCGGCCTCGTGTCGTGGGAGCTCGCGCAGGACCACACCCGCGGCGAGGAGGACATCCGCGACCGCTTCCGCGACAAGATCGCGATCGCCGCGTCGGCCATCGACTCGGGCGCCGCCGCCGCGAAGCTCGACGCCTGGGTCGCGGCGACCCGCGCGTAG
- a CDS encoding DUF4191 domain-containing protein, with amino-acid sequence MARSKSEKEPGRIKQMWQVFQMTRRSDPGIVWYLILSFLVPVAVSIVLSVWLTPGNVISIILFVVTGVLAGVLLVLVVLGRRAERAAYTQISGQPGAVGAVLKNGLRRSWIGNEEPIGFSPKTKDAVYRAVGRPGVVLIGEGPRSRTQPMLDKERANIVRLLPNVPVHLLYVGPDVEALPLHKIPAALRKFPRKLTKAEVMQVDKRLTSVGKVKGFRIPAGIDPQRLRAPRPR; translated from the coding sequence ATGGCACGCAGCAAGTCCGAGAAGGAACCCGGTCGCATCAAGCAGATGTGGCAGGTGTTCCAGATGACCCGCCGCTCCGACCCGGGCATCGTCTGGTACCTGATCCTCTCGTTCCTGGTGCCCGTCGCCGTGAGCATCGTGCTCTCGGTGTGGCTCACCCCCGGCAACGTCATCAGCATCATCCTGTTCGTCGTGACCGGCGTGCTCGCGGGCGTGCTGCTCGTGCTCGTGGTGCTCGGCCGCCGTGCCGAACGCGCCGCCTACACGCAGATCTCCGGGCAGCCGGGCGCCGTCGGGGCCGTGCTGAAGAACGGCCTGCGTCGCAGCTGGATCGGCAACGAGGAGCCCATCGGCTTCAGCCCGAAGACGAAGGATGCCGTCTACCGTGCCGTCGGGCGCCCGGGCGTCGTGCTGATCGGCGAGGGACCGCGCTCGCGCACCCAGCCGATGCTCGACAAGGAGCGCGCCAACATCGTCCGCCTGCTGCCGAACGTGCCCGTGCACCTGCTCTACGTGGGGCCGGACGTCGAGGCGCTCCCGCTCCACAAGATCCCGGCGGCTCTGCGCAAGTTCCCGCGCAAGCTCACCAAGGCCGAGGTCATGCAGGTCGACAAGCGGCTGACCTCGGTCGGCAAGGTGAAGGGCTTCCGGATCCCGGCGGGCATCGACCCGCAGCGCCTGCGGGCACCGCGTCCGCGGTAG